In Streptomyces sp. NBC_01439, the following are encoded in one genomic region:
- a CDS encoding DUF6879 family protein, whose amino-acid sequence MLLDGDEWQSKFRGFKTEAWRLETLPQYLVPQEAEEFAAFKNGARFHGPYEDSWTDLIRKHTAAGGSIGRVHIVTQPLSDYLRFEFERYYQHQAPIGEDIRILDVTDRPNPLPGVQDFWMFDRSTVVLMHYAEDGRQISRELFEGDPAPFIDHQRIAREGSIPFLEYVRA is encoded by the coding sequence GTGCTCTTGGATGGTGACGAATGGCAGAGCAAATTCCGCGGCTTCAAGACCGAGGCGTGGAGGCTTGAGACGCTGCCGCAGTACCTCGTCCCCCAGGAGGCGGAGGAATTCGCCGCCTTCAAGAACGGTGCCCGCTTCCACGGGCCCTACGAGGATTCGTGGACGGACCTGATCCGCAAGCACACGGCAGCAGGCGGGAGTATCGGCCGCGTGCACATCGTCACGCAGCCACTCTCGGACTACCTGCGCTTCGAGTTCGAGCGGTACTACCAGCACCAAGCGCCCATCGGGGAAGACATTCGCATCCTCGACGTAACCGACCGGCCGAACCCGCTGCCGGGCGTCCAGGACTTCTGGATGTTCGACCGCTCCACAGTCGTGCTGATGCACTACGCGGAGGACGGGCGACAGATCTCCCGTGAGCTGTTCGAGGGCGATCCCGCACCCTTCATCGACCATCAGCGCATCGCGCGGGAAGGGTCCATCCCATTCCTGGAGTACGTGCGCGCGTGA
- a CDS encoding helix-turn-helix domain-containing protein, whose protein sequence is MTFEPERMGHSSRELADKLRELRKRSGLSGVRVAARCNMSQSKISRIENGKVRPSLVDVEQILRAIDAPADLLAEISALARMANTDWQDARSLRRKGLDKKQFELAGLERASSDFRFFLLSMITGLLFTPEYIRASLSHIPGDDSKAVAKKLERQEVLYDRSKRFTFILTEQAVRWPLVPPDVLAVQIDRLISLTHLPNLRLGVIPLGSRTAPAPLNTFTVYDDRIATVEVSTGVLLLRDLRDVRAHLQEFAAYEELALFGDTAREHFAFWSATCRG, encoded by the coding sequence GTGACGTTCGAGCCTGAGCGGATGGGCCACTCCAGCCGGGAGCTGGCCGACAAGCTCCGCGAGCTGCGCAAGCGATCCGGTCTCTCCGGGGTCCGGGTCGCGGCGCGCTGCAACATGTCCCAGTCGAAGATCAGCCGGATCGAGAACGGCAAGGTCCGGCCGTCCTTGGTCGACGTGGAGCAGATCCTGAGAGCGATCGACGCGCCGGCGGATCTCCTCGCGGAGATCTCCGCCCTGGCACGCATGGCGAACACCGATTGGCAGGACGCACGGTCACTTCGCCGCAAGGGTCTGGACAAGAAGCAGTTCGAGCTGGCCGGTCTCGAAAGGGCGAGCAGCGATTTCCGGTTTTTCCTGCTCTCCATGATCACGGGCCTGCTGTTCACACCCGAATACATCCGGGCCAGCCTCTCGCACATCCCCGGCGACGACTCGAAGGCCGTGGCGAAGAAGCTGGAGCGGCAGGAGGTCCTCTACGACCGCTCGAAGCGGTTTACGTTCATCCTCACCGAGCAGGCCGTCCGCTGGCCGCTCGTGCCGCCGGACGTCTTGGCCGTGCAGATCGACCGGCTGATTTCGCTGACACATCTCCCGAACCTGCGCTTGGGTGTCATCCCTCTTGGCTCACGGACGGCCCCAGCACCGCTGAACACCTTCACCGTGTACGACGACCGCATCGCCACGGTGGAGGTGTCCACGGGCGTCCTGCTCCTCCGCGATCTGAGAGACGTACGTGCGCATCTTCAAGAGTTCGCCGCGTACGAGGAACTGGCTCTCTTCGGCGACACCGCCAGGGAGCACTTCGCGTTCTGGTCCGCAACCTGCCGTGGTTGA
- the thpR gene encoding RNA 2',3'-cyclic phosphodiesterase: protein MRLFAAVLPPDAAVTELARAVDPLHDDHLTWTARAGWHFTLAFMGEVRDEVLPDLHARLERAAHRTAPFTLRLHGCGHFGERALWTGAAGELAALQMLADRADAAARRAGVPMHQHHRYHPHLTLARGRTATTPLRPYLDALADFEGTPWQVDTLSLVRSNLPVSGVQGEQPRYETVGAWQLGG from the coding sequence ATGAGACTGTTCGCAGCCGTCCTACCGCCGGACGCGGCCGTCACCGAGCTGGCCCGGGCCGTCGACCCCCTGCACGACGACCACCTGACGTGGACCGCGCGGGCGGGCTGGCACTTCACGCTCGCCTTCATGGGCGAGGTACGGGACGAGGTGCTCCCGGACCTGCACGCCCGCCTGGAGCGGGCCGCCCACCGCACGGCCCCCTTCACACTGCGGCTGCACGGCTGCGGCCACTTCGGGGAGCGCGCCCTGTGGACCGGCGCCGCCGGGGAGCTCGCCGCCCTGCAGATGCTCGCCGACCGGGCCGACGCCGCCGCCCGGCGGGCCGGCGTACCGATGCACCAGCACCACCGGTACCACCCGCACCTCACCCTGGCCCGCGGCCGCACCGCCACCACCCCGCTGCGGCCCTACCTGGACGCCCTCGCGGACTTCGAGGGCACACCCTGGCAGGTCGACACCCTGAGCCTGGTCCGCAGCAACCTTCCCGTCAGCGGGGTGCAGGGCGAGCAGCCCCGCTACGAGACCGTCGGGGCCTGGCAGCTCGGCGGCTGA
- a CDS encoding MFS transporter, with protein MSTGTGADSAPGHISTTTSAAHPAARAGKNLGAPPGGSRGGMFSSLKVRNYRLFATGQVVSNTGTWMQRIAQDWLVLSLTGSASAVGITIALQFLPMLMFGLYGGVLADRLPKRLLLLATQSAMGLTGIALAVLTLAGHVQVWHVYLAAFAIGLVTVVDNPARQTFVSEMVGKDQVANAVSLNSANFQSARLVGPAIAGVLITAVGSGWAFLLNGLSFAAPLAGLLLMRTDELQPVEPRPRAKGQLREGLRYVAGRPELIWPIVLVGFIGTFGFNFPIWLSAYVSDVFHGDAGTYGLFNTLIAAGSLVGALLAARRGQSRLRVLVAAAAAFSVLLLVTAFAPGFWLFAALLVPIGIFGLTVNVTANSSVQMATDPEMRGRVMALFMMVFTGGTPLGAPLLGWITDTYGARIGMASGAVISLAASVAIAVVLARVGNLRLRVNRHGVTFVPAVPHRRELVAVA; from the coding sequence TTCAGCTCGCTGAAGGTCCGGAACTACCGGCTCTTCGCCACCGGCCAGGTCGTCTCGAACACGGGCACCTGGATGCAGCGCATCGCCCAGGACTGGCTGGTCCTCTCGCTGACCGGCTCCGCCTCCGCCGTCGGCATCACCATCGCCCTGCAGTTCCTGCCGATGCTGATGTTCGGCCTCTACGGCGGCGTACTCGCCGACCGGCTGCCCAAGCGGCTGCTGCTCCTCGCCACCCAGAGCGCGATGGGCCTGACCGGCATCGCCCTCGCCGTCCTCACCCTGGCCGGACACGTCCAGGTGTGGCACGTCTACCTCGCCGCCTTCGCGATCGGCCTGGTCACCGTGGTCGACAACCCGGCCCGGCAGACCTTCGTCTCCGAGATGGTCGGCAAGGACCAGGTGGCCAACGCCGTCAGCCTGAACTCCGCCAACTTCCAGTCCGCGCGGCTGGTCGGCCCGGCGATCGCCGGTGTACTGATCACCGCCGTCGGCTCCGGTTGGGCCTTCCTGCTGAACGGACTGTCCTTCGCCGCGCCCCTCGCCGGCCTGCTGCTGATGCGCACCGACGAACTGCAGCCGGTCGAGCCGAGGCCCCGCGCCAAGGGGCAGCTGCGCGAAGGCCTGCGCTACGTCGCCGGCCGCCCGGAGCTGATCTGGCCGATCGTGCTCGTGGGCTTCATCGGCACCTTCGGGTTCAACTTCCCGATCTGGCTCTCGGCCTACGTCAGCGACGTCTTCCACGGGGACGCGGGCACCTACGGGCTCTTCAACACCCTGATCGCGGCCGGCTCCCTGGTGGGCGCCCTGCTCGCGGCCCGGCGCGGACAGTCCCGCCTGCGGGTGCTGGTGGCCGCGGCCGCGGCGTTCTCGGTCCTGCTCCTGGTGACCGCCTTCGCACCCGGCTTCTGGCTGTTCGCGGCCCTGCTCGTACCCATCGGGATCTTCGGCCTGACGGTCAACGTCACGGCCAACTCGAGCGTGCAGATGGCGACCGACCCCGAGATGCGGGGCCGGGTGATGGCCCTGTTCATGATGGTGTTCACCGGCGGCACCCCGCTGGGCGCCCCGCTGCTGGGCTGGATCACGGACACCTACGGCGCCCGGATCGGCATGGCCTCGGGTGCGGTGATCTCCCTGGCCGCCTCGGTCGCGATCGCGGTCGTCCTGGCCCGGGTCGGCAACCTCCGGCTGCGGGTGAACCGGCACGGCGTGACCTTCGTCCCGGCCGTCCCGCACCGCCGCGAACTGGTGGCGGTGGCCTGA